Proteins co-encoded in one Candidatus Kuenenbacteria bacterium HGW-Kuenenbacteria-1 genomic window:
- a CDS encoding ferredoxin — MTTIIHEREKCIGCGACAALCSEYWEMADDGKSLLKGANKNPETGNNELEIQDLGCNGNIEESCPALCIHIK, encoded by the coding sequence ATGACAACAATTATTCATGAAAGAGAAAAGTGTATTGGTTGCGGAGCTTGCGCGGCTTTGTGTTCAGAGTATTGGGAAATGGCAGATGACGGAAAATCTTTATTAAAAGGAGCAAATAAAAATCCAGAAACAGGAAATAATGAGCTTGAAATACAAGATTTAGGATGTAATGGAAATATAGAAGAATCTTGTCCAGCTCTTTGCATTCATATTAAATAA
- a CDS encoding preprotein translocase subunit SecY, which produces MLSKIFQKLIQIFKIRDLRKSILFVLAMLIVFRIAAHIPLTGVDLESLKRFFTQNEILGFMNLLTGGGMSNFSLVALGVGPYITASIIIQLLTMIVPSLEELAKEGEAGYHKINQYTRLLAVPMAALQSYGMIVLLSNSSGQKIISNLGIWQLSSMIITMTAGCVFLMWLGELISEKKIGNGISLIIFAGIVSGLPSVLQQTVVSFDSTKFVNLLIFIILGLITVAGVVIITEGQRNIPISYARRVRGNKMYGGASTYLPLRVNQAGMIPIIFAISIVLFPPIVAQLLMKFQIGWLKVPAEFIYTIFQPSHYFYGIAYFVLVVAFTYFYTAVVFHPQKIAENLQKQGGFILGIRPGKPTSQYISNVSQRIMLAGATSLGIIAILPLITGPIFEIRSIALGGAGLLIIVSVVLETIKQIESQLTMREYEGL; this is translated from the coding sequence ATGTTATCAAAAATTTTTCAAAAATTAATTCAAATTTTCAAAATCCGTGATTTACGAAAGAGTATTCTTTTTGTTTTAGCAATGTTAATAGTTTTCAGAATTGCCGCGCATATTCCTTTAACTGGAGTTGATTTGGAAAGTTTAAAAAGATTTTTTACGCAAAATGAAATTTTGGGTTTTATGAATCTTTTAACTGGCGGAGGCATGAGCAATTTTTCTTTAGTGGCTTTGGGCGTTGGGCCTTACATCACAGCTTCAATTATTATTCAACTTTTAACAATGATTGTTCCTAGTTTAGAAGAATTAGCCAAAGAAGGCGAGGCAGGATATCATAAAATTAATCAATACACTCGTTTATTAGCTGTGCCTATGGCTGCTTTACAATCTTATGGAATGATTGTTTTGCTTTCTAATTCATCAGGACAAAAAATTATTTCTAATTTAGGTATCTGGCAATTAAGTTCAATGATTATTACTATGACTGCTGGTTGCGTATTTTTAATGTGGTTGGGTGAATTAATTTCAGAAAAAAAAATAGGCAATGGAATATCCTTGATAATTTTTGCTGGAATTGTTTCTGGCTTACCTTCAGTTTTACAACAAACAGTCGTTAGTTTTGATTCAACGAAATTTGTTAATTTATTAATTTTTATTATCCTAGGATTAATCACTGTTGCAGGAGTAGTTATTATTACTGAAGGGCAAAGGAATATTCCTATTTCTTATGCACGTCGAGTAAGAGGTAACAAAATGTATGGGGGAGCGAGTACTTATTTGCCTTTGCGCGTAAATCAAGCGGGAATGATTCCAATTATTTTTGCCATTTCTATTGTTTTATTTCCGCCAATCGTTGCTCAACTTTTAATGAAATTTCAAATTGGATGGCTTAAAGTTCCAGCTGAATTTATTTATACCATTTTTCAACCCAGCCATTATTTTTATGGCATAGCTTATTTTGTTTTAGTGGTCGCTTTTACATATTTTTATACTGCTGTTGTTTTTCATCCTCAAAAAATAGCTGAAAATCTTCAAAAACAAGGTGGGTTTATTTTAGGAATTAGACCTGGCAAACCAACATCTCAATATATAAGCAATGTTTCACAAAGAATTATGTTAGCTGGCGCTACTTCTTTGGGAATTATTGCTATTCTTCCTTTAATTACTGGGCCTATTTTTGAAATTAGATCTATTGCTTTAGGAGGCGCTGGTTTATTAATTATTGTGAGTGTAGTTCTTGAAACAATAAAACAAATTGAGTCTCAATTAACGATGAGGGAATATGAAGGACTTTAA
- the trxB gene encoding thioredoxin-disulfide reductase gives MKNMYDVIIIGAGAAGMTAAIYTSRRMLKTLVISKDLGGQASLATEVENYPGFDEAISGFKIMQKFNQQARKFGVEFIFDEVEEIKPENDFFEIKTNTQNYQTKSVILAFGLTPRDLDVPGEEKFKGKGVSYCATCDALFYKDKNVAVIGGGNAALDATLLLSKIAKKVYLVHRRNEFKGDEILIQKIKEQKNIQFVLNSTIKEIKGAEFVKSIIVNKIDKENEEEIEVNGVFAEVGYEVKADFIKNLVNLDEKNQVITNKNCETSLSGIFAAGDATDILYKQIIISAGEGAKAALSAYKYIQEKGGKNCINLDWGAKK, from the coding sequence ATGAAAAATATGTATGATGTTATTATTATTGGCGCTGGAGCAGCTGGAATGACAGCAGCTATTTATACCAGTCGTAGAATGTTAAAAACCTTAGTTATTAGCAAAGATTTGGGCGGTCAAGCATCTTTAGCTACAGAAGTAGAAAATTATCCCGGATTTGATGAGGCTATTTCTGGTTTTAAAATAATGCAAAAATTTAATCAACAGGCACGAAAATTTGGCGTAGAATTTATTTTTGATGAAGTGGAGGAAATTAAACCAGAAAATGATTTTTTTGAGATTAAAACTAATACTCAAAATTATCAAACCAAATCGGTAATTTTGGCTTTTGGTTTAACTCCTCGTGATCTTGATGTTCCTGGGGAAGAAAAATTTAAAGGCAAAGGGGTTTCTTATTGCGCTACTTGTGACGCTTTGTTTTATAAAGATAAAAATGTGGCCGTAATTGGTGGAGGCAATGCCGCTTTAGATGCAACTTTACTTTTATCAAAAATTGCCAAAAAGGTTTATTTAGTTCATCGTCGAAATGAGTTTAAAGGAGATGAAATATTAATTCAAAAAATTAAGGAACAAAAAAATATTCAGTTTGTTTTAAATTCAACAATTAAAGAAATTAAAGGGGCTGAATTTGTGAAATCAATTATTGTTAATAAAATAGATAAAGAAAATGAAGAAGAAATTGAAGTGAATGGTGTTTTTGCGGAAGTTGGGTATGAAGTAAAAGCGGATTTTATTAAAAATTTAGTTAATTTAGATGAAAAAAATCAGGTTATTACAAATAAAAATTGTGAAACTTCATTGTCGGGAATTTTTGCTGCTGGCGATGCGACAGATATTTTGTATAAACAGATAATTATTTCTGCTGGTGAAGGAGCCAAAGCGGCTTTAAGCGCTTATAAATATATTCAAGAAAAAGGAGGTAAAAATTGTATTAATTTAGACTGGGGAGCTAAAAAATAA
- the dprA gene encoding DNA-protecting protein DprA: MNDLKYWVAFSYLSEIGSARFQKLLNYFKSLEKAWTAGVSELEKAGIENKIAERIILKRKQINPDEKMEKCEKENIRVITFNDPQYPKLLKEINSFPALLFYKGNFQRQDEFSLAIIGTRKMSLYGKQIIVEIIRDLVQTNLVIVSGLARGVDTLAHQITLEFAGRTIAVLGSGLNEKNIYPFENKALAQKIVEQNGLLLSEYPPETFPQKYFFPYRNRIVAGLTLGTLVIEAPERSGALITARYALEQGREIFAVPGNVHSLNSVGCNNLIKMGGKLVNNANDILDALNFVRTVKPIVRKVIKPSNKEEAELLKYLSEEPIHVDKLIEFSKLSPTDINSVLTMMEINGKIKHLGGMYYILG; encoded by the coding sequence ATGAATGACTTAAAATATTGGGTTGCTTTTTCATATTTGTCGGAAATTGGAAGCGCGCGTTTTCAAAAGCTTTTAAATTATTTCAAAAGTTTAGAAAAGGCATGGACAGCTGGTGTTAGTGAATTAGAAAAAGCTGGAATAGAAAATAAAATAGCAGAAAGAATAATTTTAAAACGCAAGCAAATAAATCCTGACGAAAAAATGGAAAAATGCGAAAAAGAAAATATTCGAGTCATTACTTTTAATGATCCGCAATATCCAAAATTACTCAAAGAAATTAATAGTTTTCCTGCTTTGTTATTTTATAAGGGAAATTTTCAAAGACAAGATGAATTTAGTTTAGCCATTATAGGAACTCGAAAAATGAGTCTTTATGGAAAACAGATTATTGTGGAAATTATTAGAGATTTAGTTCAAACTAATTTGGTTATTGTTTCTGGATTGGCAAGAGGAGTAGATACATTGGCACATCAAATTACTCTTGAATTTGCAGGTCGGACGATTGCTGTTTTGGGTTCTGGACTAAATGAAAAAAATATTTATCCTTTTGAAAATAAAGCTTTAGCTCAAAAAATTGTTGAACAAAATGGACTTTTACTTTCTGAATATCCACCAGAAACTTTTCCTCAAAAATATTTTTTTCCATATCGTAATCGAATTGTCGCTGGTTTAACCTTGGGAACTTTAGTTATTGAAGCGCCTGAAAGAAGCGGAGCATTAATTACGGCTCGTTATGCTTTGGAACAAGGTCGTGAAATATTTGCTGTTCCAGGAAATGTTCATAGTTTAAATTCTGTTGGTTGTAATAATTTGATTAAAATGGGAGGCAAATTAGTAAATAATGCCAATGATATTTTAGATGCGTTGAATTTTGTTCGAACAGTTAAGCCGATTGTTCGAAAAGTTATTAAACCATCCAATAAAGAAGAGGCTGAATTGTTAAAATATTTATCTGAAGAACCAATTCATGTTGACAAATTGATTGAATTTTCTAAACTTAGTCCAACTGATATAAATAGCGTTTTGACAATGATGGAAATAAATGGCAAGATAAAACACTTAGGAGGGATGTATTATATTTTAGGGTAG
- a CDS encoding type I DNA topoisomerase encodes MILIIVESPTKAKTIEKFLGSSYKLESSFGHIRDLPKKEMGIEIENNFKPKYVIPDKAKKKVGELKMIVKKVDSIILATDEDREGEAIAWHLTQALNLKNKKVERIVFHEITKEAILNALKAPQKIDINLVDAQQGRRILDRLVGYELSPFLWKKVARGLSAGRVQSVAVRLIVDREREIEAFKSEEYWTVEARLQQKILNSKFETEFLAMLIKKDKKTISKLEIKTKEEADKILKDLEEAKYKIIDIKKREIKKNPNAPFITSTLQQEANHKLGFSAKQTMMIAQQLYEGIGLGKEGSVGLITYMRTDSFNLAENFLEKTQNYIKENFGSEYALEQYRRFKIKSKLSQEAHEAIRPTEIIRSPEMVEAFLDKNQFKLYQLIWRRTLACQMKEAIFDSTSVDIEAKNYIFRASGSIIKFDGFLKIYPSKTEENILPSLEINEILALNKLISNQHFTQPPGRYNEATLIKALEENGIGRPSTYAPTISTIVERNYIIKENKYLKPTDIGILVNDLLVEHFPKIVDIKFTAQMENNLDEVAQGKVKWQPIIKEFYDPFKKNLIQKEKEVSKKALTEKESDEKCDKCDKPMIIKVGRFGKFLACTGFPDCKNTKPLEKDLREMELSNEKCDKCGADMIIKHGRFGAFLSCSKYPECKNIKSIKKSTGVKCPQCNKGEIVEKKSKKGGRTFYACDQYPNCKFALWQKPVNQKCDKCGSLMVMAKDDEKRCSNKECKI; translated from the coding sequence ATGATTTTAATTATTGTGGAATCGCCAACTAAGGCAAAAACAATTGAAAAATTTTTAGGTTCTTCTTATAAATTAGAATCTTCTTTTGGGCATATTCGTGATTTGCCAAAAAAAGAGATGGGGATTGAAATAGAAAATAATTTTAAACCAAAATATGTAATTCCTGACAAGGCTAAAAAAAAGGTGGGTGAATTAAAAATGATTGTTAAAAAAGTTGATTCAATTATTTTGGCAACTGACGAAGACAGAGAAGGGGAGGCGATTGCTTGGCATTTAACACAAGCCTTAAATTTAAAAAATAAAAAAGTTGAAAGAATTGTTTTTCACGAAATTACTAAAGAAGCAATTTTAAATGCCTTAAAAGCTCCTCAAAAAATTGACATAAATCTTGTTGATGCGCAACAAGGTCGACGAATTTTAGATCGTCTAGTTGGTTATGAGTTGTCTCCTTTTTTATGGAAAAAAGTAGCTCGCGGTCTTTCAGCTGGTCGAGTCCAATCAGTGGCTGTTCGTTTAATTGTTGATAGAGAAAGAGAAATTGAAGCTTTTAAATCAGAAGAATATTGGACTGTTGAAGCAAGGCTTCAACAGAAAATTCTAAATTCTAAATTTGAAACTGAATTTTTGGCAATGTTAATAAAAAAAGACAAGAAGACTATTTCAAAATTGGAAATTAAAACAAAAGAAGAAGCTGATAAAATTTTAAAAGATTTAGAAGAAGCAAAATACAAAATAATTGATATTAAAAAAAGAGAAATTAAAAAAAATCCAAACGCGCCATTTATTACTTCTACTCTTCAGCAAGAAGCAAATCATAAATTGGGTTTTTCCGCAAAGCAAACAATGATGATTGCTCAACAACTTTATGAAGGAATTGGATTAGGTAAAGAAGGCTCAGTTGGTTTGATTACTTATATGCGCACAGATTCTTTTAATCTGGCGGAAAATTTTTTAGAAAAAACTCAAAATTATATTAAAGAAAATTTTGGATCAGAATATGCTTTGGAACAATATCGTAGATTTAAAATTAAATCTAAATTATCTCAAGAGGCGCATGAAGCCATTAGGCCCACTGAAATTATTAGATCTCCTGAGATGGTAGAAGCATTTTTAGATAAAAATCAATTTAAATTATATCAATTAATTTGGCGACGAACATTGGCGTGTCAAATGAAGGAAGCGATTTTTGATTCTACTTCTGTGGATATTGAAGCTAAAAATTATATTTTTAGAGCCAGTGGTTCTATAATAAAATTTGATGGATTTCTTAAAATTTATCCGTCAAAGACCGAAGAAAATATTTTACCGTCGTTAGAAATTAATGAAATTTTAGCTTTGAATAAATTAATTTCCAATCAACATTTTACTCAACCGCCAGGTCGGTACAATGAAGCCACTTTAATTAAAGCCTTGGAAGAAAATGGGATTGGTCGTCCTTCAACTTACGCGCCAACGATCAGCACAATTGTTGAACGAAATTATATTATTAAAGAAAATAAATATTTGAAACCTACTGATATTGGAATTTTAGTCAACGATTTACTTGTTGAACATTTTCCTAAAATTGTGGATATTAAATTTACTGCTCAAATGGAAAACAATTTAGATGAAGTAGCACAAGGAAAAGTAAAATGGCAACCAATAATTAAAGAATTTTATGATCCGTTTAAAAAAAATCTTATACAAAAAGAAAAAGAGGTTTCAAAAAAAGCATTAACAGAAAAAGAGAGTGATGAAAAATGTGATAAATGTGACAAACCAATGATTATAAAAGTGGGTCGTTTTGGCAAGTTTTTGGCTTGTACAGGATTTCCTGATTGTAAAAACACAAAGCCATTAGAAAAAGATTTGAGAGAAATGGAATTGTCTAATGAAAAATGTGATAAATGTGGCGCAGATATGATTATTAAACATGGTCGATTTGGAGCATTTCTTTCTTGTTCAAAATATCCAGAATGCAAAAACATAAAATCAATTAAAAAATCAACAGGTGTAAAATGTCCTCAATGTAATAAAGGCGAGATTGTTGAAAAAAAATCAAAAAAAGGTGGTCGCACTTTTTATGCTTGTGATCAATATCCTAATTGTAAATTTGCTCTTTGGCAAAAACCAGTTAATCAAAAATGCGACAAATGTGGGAGTTTAATGGTCATGGCAAAAGATGACGAAAAGAGATGTAGCAATAAAGAGTGTAAAATATAA
- a CDS encoding hydrogenase: MKNIYQSKTAIIKNIKTQTKEVKLFTLQFKKKKDQKDFFFTPGQFIEVGILGFGEAPFAICSSNVNVDFFQICVRKAGQLTIKLHSLKINDEIQIRGPYGNGFPKIENSTTNLLLIGGGIGLVPLRSIIKTIQDQKQNIKNKIILFYGVKDYNELLFKDEYKQWEKFLDLHIVLNKPDLKWKGDIGLITVLFDNVKLANGYLSLQAFLCGPPIMYKFVVQKLKELNIPDENIFLSLERRMHCGVGICQHCAIGSRYVCKNGPVFNYAEIKNSL, translated from the coding sequence ATGAAAAATATTTATCAATCCAAAACAGCTATTATTAAAAATATTAAAACCCAAACCAAAGAGGTTAAACTTTTTACTTTGCAATTTAAAAAAAAGAAAGATCAAAAAGATTTTTTCTTTACCCCAGGTCAATTTATAGAAGTTGGGATATTGGGTTTTGGCGAAGCGCCTTTTGCTATATGTTCTTCAAATGTAAACGTAGATTTTTTTCAAATTTGTGTTCGAAAAGCGGGACAATTGACAATAAAATTACATTCTCTTAAAATTAATGACGAGATTCAAATTAGAGGACCTTATGGAAATGGTTTTCCTAAAATTGAAAATTCAACAACAAATTTGCTTTTGATTGGTGGTGGGATAGGGTTGGTACCTTTGAGATCAATTATTAAAACAATACAAGATCAAAAACAAAATATAAAAAATAAAATTATTCTTTTTTATGGAGTGAAAGATTATAATGAACTTTTATTTAAAGATGAATATAAGCAATGGGAAAAATTTTTAGATTTACATATTGTTCTTAACAAACCAGATTTAAAATGGAAAGGCGACATAGGTTTAATCACTGTCTTATTTGATAATGTAAAATTGGCAAATGGTTATTTGTCTTTACAAGCATTTCTTTGCGGTCCTCCAATAATGTATAAATTTGTTGTTCAAAAGTTAAAAGAATTAAATATTCCAGATGAAAATATTTTTTTATCTTTAGAGCGTCGGATGCATTGCGGAGTTGGAATTTGTCAGCATTGTGCCATTGGTTCACGATATGTTTGTAAAAATGGTCCAGTATTTAATTACGCGGAAATAAAAAATAGCTTATAG
- the recA gene encoding recombinase RecA: MQKELKTSDKNKATFEAISQIKERFGEGSIMKLGESKTMKVETIPTGCLSLDIALGVMGVPRGRITEIFGLEASGKTTLTQHIIAEVQKQGGIAAFIDAEHALDPEYAKKIGVNIDELLISQPDTGEQALEIVETLVRSNGIDVIVIDSVAALTPKAEIEGEMGDSHMGLQARLMSQALRKLTAIVSKTKTAVIFINQVRMKIGVFFGNPETTTGGMALKFYSSVRIEVRKAVQIKQAEKIIGNRVKAKIVKNKVAAPFKVCEFDIMYNEGISITGDLLDLGVEHKVISKTGNSYSFKETKLGVGREVTKNFLKENSKLQKEIREEILKTIKDEL, from the coding sequence ATGCAAAAAGAATTAAAAACGTCAGATAAAAACAAGGCTACTTTTGAAGCGATTTCTCAAATTAAAGAACGCTTTGGTGAAGGATCAATTATGAAATTAGGTGAATCTAAAACAATGAAAGTAGAAACAATTCCTACTGGTTGTCTTTCTTTAGATATTGCCTTGGGAGTGATGGGTGTTCCTAGAGGACGAATAACGGAAATTTTTGGTTTGGAAGCTTCAGGGAAAACAACTTTAACTCAACATATAATTGCTGAGGTTCAAAAACAAGGCGGAATAGCTGCTTTTATTGATGCTGAACACGCTCTTGATCCAGAATATGCTAAAAAAATAGGAGTTAATATTGATGAACTTTTAATTTCTCAGCCAGACACAGGAGAACAGGCTTTGGAAATTGTTGAAACATTAGTTCGTTCTAATGGTATTGATGTAATTGTAATTGATTCTGTTGCCGCGTTAACACCAAAAGCTGAAATAGAAGGGGAAATGGGAGATTCGCATATGGGCTTGCAGGCAAGATTAATGAGTCAGGCTTTAAGAAAATTAACAGCAATTGTGAGTAAAACAAAAACTGCGGTAATTTTTATTAATCAAGTAAGAATGAAAATTGGGGTATTTTTTGGAAATCCAGAAACCACGACTGGTGGTATGGCTTTAAAATTTTATTCTTCAGTTCGAATTGAAGTGAGAAAAGCAGTACAAATTAAACAAGCGGAGAAAATTATTGGTAATCGAGTTAAAGCTAAAATAGTTAAAAATAAAGTTGCCGCTCCTTTTAAAGTTTGTGAATTTGATATAATGTATAATGAAGGAATTTCTATTACCGGTGATCTTTTAGATTTAGGAGTAGAACATAAAGTGATTTCTAAAACAGGAAATTCTTATTCTTTTAAAGAAACAAAATTAGGTGTTGGTCGTGAAGTAACAAAGAATTTTTTAAAAGAAAATTCTAAATTACAAAAAGAAATTAGAGAGGAAATTTTAAAAACCATAAAAGATGAATTATAA
- the nusB gene encoding transcription antitermination factor NusB gives MSNRHLARSIILQTLYQWDFNEEKNEQILVILNNNLKNFASEINNQDFIEKIINGIIKNIKEINQCIQKYAPEWPIENITVVDRNVLRIGIYELIFSSEVPPKVAINESIELAKTFGGDSSGKFVSGVLGALYKDNFENKK, from the coding sequence ATGTCCAATCGTCATTTAGCGCGGTCTATTATTTTGCAAACACTTTATCAATGGGATTTTAATGAAGAGAAAAATGAACAAATACTAGTTATTTTAAATAATAATTTAAAAAATTTTGCTTCAGAAATTAATAATCAAGATTTTATAGAAAAAATAATAAATGGAATTATTAAAAATATAAAAGAAATAAATCAATGTATTCAAAAATATGCACCCGAATGGCCAATCGAAAATATTACCGTTGTTGATCGCAATGTTTTAAGAATAGGAATTTATGAACTTATTTTTTCTTCTGAAGTTCCTCCCAAAGTAGCTATTAATGAAAGTATAGAATTAGCAAAAACATTTGGCGGGGATTCTTCTGGAAAATTTGTTAGTGGTGTTTTAGGCGCTCTTTATAAGGATAATTTTGAAAATAAAAAATGA
- the rnc gene encoding ribonuclease III, giving the protein MKKNLSELEKKINIIFKNKDLLKQALIHRSYLNENPNFSLGHNERLEFLGDAVLELVVTEFLYILYPNKPEGELTNLRASLVNSQMLSELAFELDLDEYIFLSRGEAQENSKGKARRYILANAVEALIGAIYLDQDYKKTKKFIEKYFLVKLPEILIQKTYIDPKSKFQEIAQEKEKVTPFYKVLKETGPDHAKHFQIGVYLEEELIAKGEGESKQEAQVSAAKEALKLKKWEY; this is encoded by the coding sequence ATGAAAAAAAATTTATCTGAATTAGAAAAAAAAATAAATATAATTTTTAAAAATAAGGATTTATTAAAACAAGCTTTAATTCATCGGTCTTATTTAAATGAAAATCCAAATTTTTCTTTAGGACATAATGAACGTTTAGAATTTTTAGGAGACGCTGTTTTAGAATTAGTTGTCACAGAATTTTTATATATTTTGTATCCAAATAAACCAGAAGGAGAATTAACTAATCTTAGAGCAAGTTTAGTAAATTCTCAAATGCTTTCTGAATTGGCCTTTGAACTTGATTTAGATGAATATATTTTTTTAAGCAGAGGAGAAGCGCAAGAAAATTCAAAAGGAAAAGCGCGACGTTATATTTTAGCTAATGCAGTAGAAGCTTTAATCGGAGCTATTTATTTAGATCAAGATTACAAGAAAACAAAGAAATTTATTGAAAAATATTTTTTAGTAAAATTACCTGAAATTTTAATTCAAAAAACTTACATTGATCCAAAAAGTAAATTTCAAGAAATTGCGCAAGAAAAGGAAAAGGTAACTCCTTTTTATAAAGTTTTAAAAGAAACTGGGCCTGATCACGCCAAACATTTTCAAATAGGGGTTTATTTAGAAGAAGAATTAATAGCTAAAGGAGAAGGAGAGTCTAAACAAGAAGCGCAAGTAAGCGCGGCAAAAGAAGCTTTAAAGTTAAAGAAGTGGGAATATTAA
- a CDS encoding chromosome partitioning protein ParA, with amino-acid sequence MCKIISIVNQKGGVGKTTTAVNLGAFLAKLGKSVLLIDFDPQGNASSGTGIECKNKEKGVYEVLIGKKIFKEIIQPTFFSNYYVAPSNESLAGATIELINLKDREFCLAKAILEIKNNYDYIIIDCPPSLCLLTINALMATDKILIPVQAEYYALEGLAQLLKTINLVQKNLKPELEILGAVITMYDKRNKLSEAVLQELHQHFPYKIFQSIIPRSVRLAEAPSFGQTILQFDPISKGAEAYEKLAMEILDAF; translated from the coding sequence ATGTGTAAAATAATTTCAATTGTTAATCAAAAAGGTGGAGTAGGAAAAACAACAACTGCTGTTAATTTAGGGGCTTTTTTAGCAAAATTAGGAAAATCTGTTTTATTAATTGATTTTGATCCCCAAGGCAATGCCTCTTCGGGCACAGGAATTGAATGTAAAAACAAAGAAAAAGGAGTTTATGAAGTTTTGATAGGAAAAAAAATATTTAAAGAAATAATTCAACCAACTTTTTTTTCTAATTATTATGTTGCTCCATCCAATGAGTCTTTAGCTGGCGCGACAATAGAATTAATTAATTTAAAAGACAGAGAATTTTGTTTAGCAAAAGCTATTTTAGAAATTAAAAATAATTATGATTATATTATTATTGATTGCCCGCCATCTCTTTGTCTTTTAACAATCAATGCTTTAATGGCGACAGATAAAATTTTAATTCCAGTTCAAGCTGAATATTATGCCTTAGAAGGTTTAGCACAACTTTTAAAAACAATTAATCTTGTTCAAAAAAATTTAAAACCAGAGTTAGAAATTTTAGGGGCAGTGATTACAATGTATGACAAAAGAAATAAATTATCTGAAGCTGTTTTGCAGGAACTTCATCAACATTTTCCTTATAAAATTTTTCAATCAATTATTCCTCGATCAGTAAGATTAGCTGAAGCTCCTAGTTTTGGACAGACAATTTTACAGTTTGATCCAATTTCAAAAGGAGCTGAAGCTTATGAAAAATTGGCCATGGAAATTTTAGATGCATTTTAA
- a CDS encoding chromosome partitioning protein ParB, with product MHFNILKANAIFIMKHLGRGLGALIPNQNISQKNFKKEKKSSDYFNFDQKEKNQNGVFEILIEKIKKNSKQPRQNFNPEAMEELVDSILEHGILQPLVVSKDKEQGFFELIAGERRLRASQIAGLKTVPVVVQKVNASKKLQLALVENIQRQNLNPVEEARAYQRLIDEFHLTQEEVAKKVGKNRATIANILRVLILPKKIHEALILGKISLGHAKIILGLNNPNEQLKLFEKILLNELSVRAVENIKKKSKQIKKNILLDPNLKEKEENLRETLGTKVKILPQEKGGQIIIEYYSDEELIEIVKKIVK from the coding sequence ATGCATTTTAATATTTTAAAAGCTAATGCTATTTTTATTATGAAACATTTAGGACGTGGATTAGGAGCTTTAATTCCTAATCAAAATATTTCTCAAAAAAATTTTAAAAAAGAAAAAAAATCTTCTGATTATTTTAATTTTGATCAAAAAGAAAAAAATCAAAATGGTGTTTTTGAAATATTAATAGAAAAAATTAAAAAAAATTCCAAACAACCTAGACAAAATTTTAATCCCGAGGCAATGGAAGAATTGGTTGATTCTATTTTAGAGCATGGAATTTTACAACCCTTGGTGGTTAGTAAAGACAAAGAGCAGGGATTTTTTGAATTAATTGCTGGCGAAAGAAGATTAAGAGCATCTCAGATAGCTGGATTAAAAACCGTGCCAGTAGTAGTTCAAAAAGTAAATGCGTCAAAAAAATTACAATTGGCTTTGGTAGAAAATATCCAAAGACAAAATTTAAATCCTGTTGAAGAAGCGCGAGCCTATCAAAGATTAATAGATGAATTTCATTTAACACAAGAAGAAGTTGCAAAAAAAGTGGGCAAGAATCGAGCGACGATCGCTAATATTTTAAGAGTTTTGATTTTGCCAAAAAAAATTCATGAGGCTTTGATTTTAGGTAAAATTAGTTTAGGGCATGCAAAAATAATTTTAGGTTTAAATAATCCCAATGAGCAATTAAAACTTTTTGAAAAAATTCTTTTAAACGAATTAAGTGTGAGAGCAGTAGAAAATATAAAAAAGAAAAGCAAGCAAATTAAAAAAAATATTTTATTAGACCCTAATTTAAAAGAAAAAGAAGAAAATTTAAGAGAAACCTTAGGAACAAAAGTTAAAATTTTACCTCAAGAAAAGGGTGGACAAATTATTATTGAATATTATTCAGACGAGGAATTGATTGAAATAGTAAAAAAAATAGTTAAATAA